GCGGTCAGCGCGGTCACGACCAGCAGCGACACCGTCGTGAGGACGAGGCCGACGTCCCGGTCGAGAAAGCCCGTGTAGGAGGCCGTCCCGACGCCCGGAACCCCGAGCACGATCTCGACGACGTAGACGGTGACGAACAGCACGACGAGCACCTCCGAGACGACCAGCGCCAGGAGCGGCGAGGCCGCGTTGCGGACGACGTGTCGGTACACGCGCCGGCGCGCGACGCCGTTCGCCCGGAGCGTCTTGACGAACTCCCGGGCGGCGATCTCCCGGGACTCGGTCCGCACCCACAGCACCTGCGCCCCGAAGAGGTTGATCCCCAGGATGGCCGCCGCGGGCGCGAGCGCGAGCAGGTTCGACGGCGCCGTCAGCGGGAGGTCGATGGCGTAGCCGACGAGCGCGTCCAGCGGGGTGTCGGTCCGGCGCGTCACGAGCACGAGCGCCTCGCCGGCGACGAACGCGGGGAGACAGAGGCAGACGTAGCCGAGGAGGCGGCCGGCGGCGTCGGAGATGCCGCCGCGCAGCGCCGCGACCGTCCCGACGGCGACGCTCAGGGCGGCGGAGACGAGCACGCCCGGCACGACGTACGCCAGCGTCCGGGGGATCGTCCGCGCGAGGACCGCGTTGACGCTCGTCCCGTAGGAGAACGAGTGGCCGAACTCCAGGGTGAGAAACGCGACGAGCCAGCCCACGTAGCGGTCCCACAGCGGGCGGTTCCGCCCGCGCGCCTCCCGGTAGGCCGCTTGCGCCTCGACCGCCGCCTCGTGGCCGCCGTTCTGGGCGGCCAGCCAGCCGACGACCGCCTCGTTCGGGTCGGGCGTCAGCGCGAGAAAGAGGAACAGCGCGGTCACGAACAGCCACGCGGCGAAGACCGTCCACGCCAGCCGGAACCCGACGTATCGCGCCCTCATCGCCGGGCCGCCTCCGGGACCGCCTCGACGGCGTCGTCGTGCAGGTGACAGGTGACCCGGCGGTCGTCGCCGGTTCCGACCGTCCCCGGGCGCTCCGTGGCGCAGGGGGACCACAGCGGTTCGGCCGCCGACGGCAGGCCCGGGTCGCGGTCGCCGCGGGCGATCGCGGCCGCGGCGTCGACGAGCGCCGCGGCCGCCGACGGGACCGTCCCGTCCTCGACCGACACCGGCACGTCGTACGCCTCGCGGACCAGCGCCCGGAGGTCGGCGCCGTCGGCCGGCAGGTCGGCATCGCTCGTGTCCCGGCCGGCCCCTGCCGGCGCCTCACCCGCCCGTTCCCGAGGGGCGTCGAGGTCGACGGTGCCGTCCGCGACGTCGAGCGCGAGCCGGAACAGCCGGCGGTACGCACCCCGCTCGACCGACAGGTCGTCCGGGGGTACGACCGACGGGCAGCGCGGGTGGAACCGACAGCCCGACGGCGGGTCCGCGGGGTCGGGCACCTCGCCGGCGAGCCCCTCGCGGTCGCCCGCTCTCGACCCGCCGACGCTCGGCACGGCCTCGACCATCGCCCGCGTGTAGGGGTGGTCCGGGTCCGCGAACGTCGTCCCCGTCGGGCCGACCTCCACGAGTTCGCCGGCGTACATCACGCCGACGCGGTCACAGAGCTCCCTGATGACGTTCATGTCGTGACTGATGAGCAGCACGGAGAGCCCGAACTCCCGCCGGAGGGCGCCGAGGAGTTCGAGCACCTGCGCCTGGATGGAGACGTCGAGCGCCGACACGGGCTCGTCGGCGACGACGAGGTCCGGGTTCAACACCAGCGCCCGCGCGATGGCGGCGCGCTGCTTCTGCCCGCCGGAGAGCTCGTGGGGGTAGCGGTCGGCGTGGCCCGGCGCGAGCCCGACCCGGTCGAGCAGGTCCGTCACGACCGACGCGCGGACGTCGCCGTCGCGGACGCCGTGGACCCGGAGCGGTTCGGCGACCGACTCCCGGACGGTCATCCTGGGGTCGAAGCTGTCCGCCGGGTTCTGGAGGACGAGTTGCGCCCGGCGCCGGAACGCCCTGAGTTCGCCGGCGTCGTAGCCGGTCACGTCCTCGCCGCCGAACCGGACCGTTCCGCCGGTCGGCTCCTCCAGCCGGAGGAGGCTGCGCGCGGCCGTCGACTTGCCACAGCCCGACTCGCCGAGCAGGCCGAACACCTCCCCCTCCCGCACCTCGAAGCTGACGCCGTCGACCGCTCGAACGGCGCCGGTCCGTCGGTTCAACAGCCCCTCCGTGACGGGGTAGTGCTTCTCCAGCCCGTCGACGGCGAGCAGCGGATCGCTCACGGCTCACCCCCGACGGCGTCGTCGGCCGCCGACGCCGGGGTGCCCGACGACGACGAATCGGCGCTGGGGGTCGCCCCTCCACCGTCCAGCGACGCGGGGTCCGCGTTCACCGAGTCGTCGTAGTAGACGCAGGAGACGCGCCGGCCCTCCGCCCGGCCGAGCTCGTGGAGGGGCGGCTGGTCGCCGCCCCGGCAGGCGTCGACGGCGTCGGGACAGCGCGGGTGGAACCGACAGCCCGACGGCGGGTCCGCGGGGTCGGGCGGCTCCCCCTCGATGGGACGCATCTCGTCCCCCCGGCCCGGCAGGCTCGCGAGCAGCCCCCGGGTGTAGGGGTGGGTCGGGTTCTCGAAGACGGACGCGGCCGATCCGGTCTCCATGACCTTCCCGCCGTAGAGGACGATCACGCGGTCGGCGACCTCGTAGACGACGCCGAGGTCGTGGGTGACGAGCAGGACGCCCACGTCGAGCTCGGCCGCGAGGTCGGCGAACAGGTCGAGGATCGCCGCCTCGGTCGTGACGTCGAGCGCGGTGGTCGGCTCGTCGGCGATCAGCACGTCGGGGTCGGCGGCCAGCGCCATCGCGATGAGGACGCGCTGGCGCATCCCGCCCGAGAACTGGTGGGGGTACTCGGCGCAGCGCTCGCGCGGGTTCGGAATGCCCACCTCCGCGAGCAGTTCGACCGCGCGCTCGCGGGCCCGCTCCCGGCCCACGTCGCGGTGGGCGCGGAGCGCCTCGACGACGTGCGCGCGGACGGTGTACACGGGGTCGAGCGCGTTCTGGGGGTTCTGGAACACGTAGGCGATGCCGTCGCCGCGGACCTCCCGCAGGGACGACTCCGGGGCGTCGAGGAGGTCCTCGCCGTCGAACCGGAGGCGGTCGGCCTCGACCCGGGCGGGCGGTTCGGCGAGAAGGCGGGTGATCGACTCGCAGGTGACCGTCTTGCCCGACCCGGACTCGCCGACGAGACACACCGTCTCGCCCGGCGAGACCGACAGGTCCAATCCGTCGACGGCGTGGACGGTGCCGTCCCGCGTCCCGAACGTCGTCCGGAGGTTCCTGACGTCCAGCAGTTCGTCGCTCATCGGCGTCGCGGGCGGGGTCGGCGGAGGAGCGCCGGTCCTCGGCGGGGGAACGCGGCGGGTCGACGGGAGGTACGTGAGACCATACCTCGGGTGGAGAGTCGGGGTACCTAAATGGTAGGGAAGCTGAAACCACCGTTTCAGCGTTCGGGGGCGGGCGAACCGGACGTCCACGGCGCGGACGGGCGACGGGGACCCGGACGACCCCGCTCGCGATCGCCCGCGGGCGTCGAACCCGGCAGGTCGAGGTGTCTCATCGCCCCGACTTATGTGTGGGAAATCCTGACGTGCTCGTGGGTGACCCGGTTGACTGTCGGATTCGCCCACGCAGTCCCATCGGTGGGAGCGGAGCGCCCGTCGCGGGACGGGCGCCGTTTTCGGGACGCTCCGGTCGAGGAGTCCGGTCGCCGCCCGGGCGGCCGAACCGACTACCGGAGGTGGAGTTCGTCGAACAGGTCGCGGACGCGGCGCTCGACGGTCGTCCGGACTCCTCGGACCTCGGCCAGTTCGCGCCCGCCCGGGTCGGGGAGGTCCCACTCGTGTAGGGCGACGTCGGATTCGGCCCCGCTCACGTCCAGCGTCGAACAGCCCATCGTGGCGACGTGGTCGCAGGTCCGGAGTTCCGCGGGCGGGATCTCCCTCGGCGTCCGGCCCGACAGGTCGACGTCGAGTTCGGCCATCGCGTCGACCACGACCGGATGCACCGCCTCCGCCGGGTGCGTGCCGCCGGTCAGGATCTCGACCCGGTCGGTCAGCCCCCGCCGGTCGCGTTCGCGCTCGGCGAAGGCGGCGGCCATCTGGGACCGGCCGGCGTTCCGCACGCAGACGAAGGCGATGCGGGTCGCGTCGGTTCCGGCCTCGTTCGTGGTATCGGTCATCGTGAGCTCGTGTCAGTCGTCGAGTCGGTCATGGCAGGTGTGAGCCGCATCGATCAGTCGGAGGAGGCGACCCCGCCGGTTCCGAGCCCGGCGGGGAAGACGCGGTCCTTCGTCGCCAGCGCGACCCGGACGAGCGCGAGCATCACCGGCACCTCGATGAGCGGGCCGACGACGGTCGCGAGCGCGACGTCGCTGGCGACGCCGAAGACGGCGACCGCGACGGCGATGGCGAGTTCGAAGTTGTTCGAGGAGGCGGTGAACGCGACGCTGACGCCCTCGGCGTACTCGAACCCGAGCGCGGCCGATGCGCCGTAGGCGAGCGCCCACGTCCCCGCGAAGAAGACGAACAGCGGGGCGGCGATCAGCGCGATGGTCTCGGGGTTGGTCACGATGTACTCCCCCTTCAGCGCGAACATCGCGACGACCGTGAACAGCAGTCCGAGGAGGCCGAGCGGCGAGATCCTGGGGAGAATCCGCGACTCGTACGCCTCGCGGCCGACCGTCCGGAACGCGACCCGCCGGGTGAGGTAGCCGAGCACGAGCGGCCCGCCGAGGAAGACGAGCACCGTCTGCGCGATGAGCCCGGTCGAGACGTCCACCGCCGTCCCGCGGAGGACCGTCAGGAAGAGGAACGCGTACGGGACGAACAGCGCGATCTGGAGCAGGCTGTTCACGCCGACGCAGACGGCACACAGCTCCCCGTTGCCCGCGGCGAGTTCGTTCCAGACGAGCACCATCGCGATGCAGGGCGCGATGCCGACGATCACGAGCCCGGTGACGAACGCGGGGTGGCCGCCGAGGAACGTCGTCGCCAGCCCGTACATCACGAACGGCGCGACCAGCCAGTTGAACGCGAGCGTCAGCGCGATCTCCCGGCGGGCGGTCCGGGTCACGCGCGGCACCCGGTCGTAGTCGATCGCCGCCATGATCGGGTAGATCATCGCGAACAGTCCGACCGCGATGGGGAGGCTCGTCCCGTTCCACGTGACCGCGTTCAACAGGTCGGCCGCGCCCGGCGCGACGTAGCCGATCCCGACGCCGAGCGCCATCGCCAGCCCGATCCACAGCGTGAGATAGCGGTCGAGGACGCCGAGGTCGGAGCTCACGCGGAGCCCCCGGTCCCGGCGTCGCGGGCGGCGATCCCGGCGTCGCCGGCAGCGCCCCCGCCCCCGCGGGTGGAGTCCAGCGCCGCCACGAGCGCGTCGGCCCGGTCGGTGGTGTCGTAGTAGCGCCATTTCCCCTCCTTGCGCCGCGTCAGCAGGCCCGCGTCGGTCAGGTCCGAGAGCGCGTGGCTCACCGCCGACTCGCTCACGTCGAGCAGGGGGTCGAACTCGCAGACGCACAGCGCGCCGTCCGCGGCGGCGAGCAGGCGGACGACGGCGTAGCGCGTGTCGTTCCCGAGCGCCGAGAGGACGCGCGCGTCGGCCGCCGCGACGCCGAGGTCGGCCGCCCCTCGCAGCGAGTCCAGTTCCGCGAGGCGGTCGTCGAGGTCGGCCGCGCAGCACTCGCCGATCTCGTCGGCGATGAGCCGTTCGAGCCGGTCGGTCGATTCGGTCATCGATGAACGATTGAGAAAGCGTTCAATTAATCGTTCCGGTCCGGCGGGCCGGAGGCGGCTCCCGGGCGTCGACGGCCTCGTCGGGGAGTCAGGTCGGGGAGTCGAGCGACGCCCCGCAGTAGTCGCAGGCGTCCCGCCCGGCGGCGACGCGGGCGCCACAGTCGGGGCAGTTCACCTTCTCGGGGACCGCGTCGGCGTCGTCGGTCCACGCGGCGCGGACGGCGAGGCCGGCCAGCAGGAACAGCGCGAGCATCACCCAGCCGAGCGGGCCCGTGACGATCAGGAGGAAGACGGCCGCCAGTACCGGGATGGCGAGGAGGGGTTTGGCGAGTTCCGAGAGCAGGCTTCGGGGGAACATCGCGTCGTCCGGCGCCTGACGCGCGGGCGGCAAGTGTTTTCCGGGGCGAGGGGACGGGCGGGAACGTTTCCGGCGGCTCCGGCGAGTTTCAGCCGAACGCGGTGATCAGCCCGACCCCGAGGACGACGCCGGTCGCCGCGACGGCCAGCGTCGGCGTCACGCGTTCGAGCCGCTTCGGCATGAACAGCGCCGAGAGGGCCACGACGAACAGCGTGTTCGTGATCACGATCGGCGTGACGACGCTCACCGGAGCGATCTCGAGGGCGGCGTAGTAGCCGACGAGGAACGCCGTGTTCGCGAGGCCGGCGAGCACGAACCACCGGGCGTTCCTCGTACGGAGGACGGTCCGGCCGGGGAGGCGCCCCCGCCACCGGAGGTACAGCGTGAACCCGAGGATGGCCGCCGCCGTCTTGACGACGAGGCCGACGGCCGCGGGCGTCCCCTCCGCGAACCCGAACTTGGC
The DNA window shown above is from Halorarum salinum and carries:
- a CDS encoding ArsR/SmtB family transcription factor; translation: MTESTDRLERLIADEIGECCAADLDDRLAELDSLRGAADLGVAAADARVLSALGNDTRYAVVRLLAAADGALCVCEFDPLLDVSESAVSHALSDLTDAGLLTRRKEGKWRYYDTTDRADALVAALDSTRGGGGAAGDAGIAARDAGTGGSA
- the arsB gene encoding ACR3 family arsenite efflux transporter, coding for MSSDLGVLDRYLTLWIGLAMALGVGIGYVAPGAADLLNAVTWNGTSLPIAVGLFAMIYPIMAAIDYDRVPRVTRTARREIALTLAFNWLVAPFVMYGLATTFLGGHPAFVTGLVIVGIAPCIAMVLVWNELAAGNGELCAVCVGVNSLLQIALFVPYAFLFLTVLRGTAVDVSTGLIAQTVLVFLGGPLVLGYLTRRVAFRTVGREAYESRILPRISPLGLLGLLFTVVAMFALKGEYIVTNPETIALIAAPLFVFFAGTWALAYGASAALGFEYAEGVSVAFTASSNNFELAIAVAVAVFGVASDVALATVVGPLIEVPVMLALVRVALATKDRVFPAGLGTGGVASSD
- a CDS encoding ABC transporter ATP-binding protein, which encodes MSDPLLAVDGLEKHYPVTEGLLNRRTGAVRAVDGVSFEVREGEVFGLLGESGCGKSTAARSLLRLEEPTGGTVRFGGEDVTGYDAGELRAFRRRAQLVLQNPADSFDPRMTVRESVAEPLRVHGVRDGDVRASVVTDLLDRVGLAPGHADRYPHELSGGQKQRAAIARALVLNPDLVVADEPVSALDVSIQAQVLELLGALRREFGLSVLLISHDMNVIRELCDRVGVMYAGELVEVGPTGTTFADPDHPYTRAMVEAVPSVGGSRAGDREGLAGEVPDPADPPSGCRFHPRCPSVVPPDDLSVERGAYRRLFRLALDVADGTVDLDAPRERAGEAPAGAGRDTSDADLPADGADLRALVREAYDVPVSVEDGTVPSAAAALVDAAAAIARGDRDPGLPSAAEPLWSPCATERPGTVGTGDDRRVTCHLHDDAVEAVPEAARR
- a CDS encoding ABC transporter permease subunit; this encodes MRARYVGFRLAWTVFAAWLFVTALFLFLALTPDPNEAVVGWLAAQNGGHEAAVEAQAAYREARGRNRPLWDRYVGWLVAFLTLEFGHSFSYGTSVNAVLARTIPRTLAYVVPGVLVSAALSVAVGTVAALRGGISDAAGRLLGYVCLCLPAFVAGEALVLVTRRTDTPLDALVGYAIDLPLTAPSNLLALAPAAAILGINLFGAQVLWVRTESREIAAREFVKTLRANGVARRRVYRHVVRNAASPLLALVVSEVLVVLFVTVYVVEIVLGVPGVGTASYTGFLDRDVGLVLTTVSLLVVTALTANLLQDLASSALDPRVAGGGERR
- a CDS encoding arsenate-mycothiol transferase ArsC, coding for MTDTTNEAGTDATRIAFVCVRNAGRSQMAAAFAERERDRRGLTDRVEILTGGTHPAEAVHPVVVDAMAELDVDLSGRTPREIPPAELRTCDHVATMGCSTLDVSGAESDVALHEWDLPDPGGRELAEVRGVRTTVERRVRDLFDELHLR
- a CDS encoding zinc ribbon domain-containing protein — protein: MFPRSLLSELAKPLLAIPVLAAVFLLIVTGPLGWVMLALFLLAGLAVRAAWTDDADAVPEKVNCPDCGARVAAGRDACDYCGASLDSPT
- a CDS encoding ABC transporter ATP-binding protein; protein product: MSDELLDVRNLRTTFGTRDGTVHAVDGLDLSVSPGETVCLVGESGSGKTVTCESITRLLAEPPARVEADRLRFDGEDLLDAPESSLREVRGDGIAYVFQNPQNALDPVYTVRAHVVEALRAHRDVGRERARERAVELLAEVGIPNPRERCAEYPHQFSGGMRQRVLIAMALAADPDVLIADEPTTALDVTTEAAILDLFADLAAELDVGVLLVTHDLGVVYEVADRVIVLYGGKVMETGSAASVFENPTHPYTRGLLASLPGRGDEMRPIEGEPPDPADPPSGCRFHPRCPDAVDACRGGDQPPLHELGRAEGRRVSCVYYDDSVNADPASLDGGGATPSADSSSSGTPASAADDAVGGEP